AAGAACCAATGTGGGCTGTAAACCGAGAAATGAGAAAAAATTTGAAACCAGAACATCGATCTGCCCCAGGGATCCCTGGCCCACATCCAGACCCACCAGTCCCAGCAGGGGAACTAATATGAGCAGGCTAACGGCTTCATTAAGACTCAAAATAACCATCAGAGTCAGGGCCAGTGCCACTTTTCGGGGCATTAAACTGATTAAGTTCTCGGTGAACTCACCCATGAGACTGTTTTTGAAATTTAACATGAAACACCCTTTAAGTCTGATCTATATCCAGAATGGTTTTAAATTCCTTCTCGGATTCTCCCAAAACCACCAGGTCACCCTGTTCCAACCAGGCGTGGGCTTCAAACTCTCCATTTAGAGTTGAAACTCCGATTTTGATGGAAGGTTGGTAACCATATTTGGAGAACAATATGTACCCGGCCAGGGCCTGCACCAGGCAGGTGGCCCGGGGAATATACCTTGAAGATACCATGATCATGGTTCTTAGTCTGGCCATGGAAACCACGTGTTCCGTGGTTGGATGATATTTGCTAGCCCTTTTCTGGACTTTTCTTTGAACAGAAGGAAATGGAAATAACCAGAGAGTTATTCTTATCCGGATTACCCAGAATAAAGATTCAAGAGCAACCAGTTTATCTCTGGAGGGTAATTTTATGAAGTTTGAAATAACTCCCATATTCTTGACTCTCAAT
This DNA window, taken from Methanobacterium formicicum, encodes the following:
- a CDS encoding lasso peptide biosynthesis B2 protein produces the protein MGVISNFIKLPSRDKLVALESLFWVIRIRITLWLFPFPSVQRKVQKRASKYHPTTEHVVSMARLRTMIMVSSRYIPRATCLVQALAGYILFSKYGYQPSIKIGVSTLNGEFEAHAWLEQGDLVVLGESEKEFKTILDIDQT